The Colletotrichum destructivum chromosome 8, complete sequence genome includes the window CAAAACCTCTCCTTCGCGCGGGGGCTCCGTGGCGTAGGAGACAagacggtcgacggcgactgTGTGATGGAGGGCGCTTGTGGAGAACCGCATTCCTTGTCTCAGAGACGCCGGCAGCACCAGGACCTGGCTCATGATCAGCCCGGCGATGGCAGGCGACAAGGGTGTGCGTGAGGATGTCCAAACGACAAGAAGACCCGTAGTTGCAATAATACATGTCATAATGCCATCAAGTCGAACCTCAAGCCAGCGAAGGTTGGCGGCTGCAAGGAAGCTGGCGTTGCTACACACGTCGAGTCGCTCGCCCAAGAACGAGCGGGCCCAAGGCTCAGTCTTGTAGGCGTAGATGCAGTCGGCCCCCTCGATAACCTCACTCAACGCTGCGTTGGCATGGGCGCgcagctcggcctcgcggcAACGAATGCTTTTCAAGCGCGGGGCGTAACGGAGCATCATGGCGATGACAGCCGTTAAGCCTgggacgacaacaacagctAGCTGAGCCGACACACACAGGTGTAAGTAAAAAGCCGCATCACGTTGAGCAAAAAGGCGTTTGAACGTGATATACAAATAAGAAGACAGGAAACAGAGAAACAGAGAACCAGACAGTGACTGACGAACCTTGAGTTGCATCACCAGCATGAGAGATAGACCGCCTAGCAGACGCGAGAGGTGCAACATGGCACTGCGTGTTGCCTCGATCAGTCCTCGGTCCACCATGTCAACGTCCCTGGACAGATGATCCATCATGGTACCAAGCGGGATGGTCTGCAAGAAACTCATGGGGGCGACAACAAGGCGCCGCAGCGCGCACTCCCACAGACCATGGCTTGCCTGCAGCATCTTGACGGTGAGATGCAGGCAGAACAGATACGCCAAGAGGGCCTCTGCCAAGCCCAGCGCGACGAACCCGAATGCGTATGCGTGTCCAGAAGAGAGCCCGGGTCGGAACGAAGTCCACCATGCGAGCCACAAGaccacgccgacgccggccacCTGCCAGGAGCAGACGAGACCAAGCGTTGTCAGCGTCTCCCGAAAGCCGCCAGCAAGCCTTAAATAGAACCCCAACGACTTTTGTTTATTGACGTATGTGGGAGACGGTGTCAGTCGTGGATGGACAGCGAGTGTCTGAATTGCCGGGCCCAAGGGGGCCGAGACCGGAGCTGGAATCCCGACTTGCGCCGCCTGCTTCTCATCCCACCGCATGTGCCTGGTTTCAGCCGGCGCTCCTTCCGGAGGAGACGAAAGACGCTCTTGGAGCTCGGTCAGAGAGTCCAGCCAGGTGACGCGTCCACGGTCCAGCCATAGCACGCGATCGCAGCGGCGAGCTACCCAGTGCTGGTTTGTGACCAAGAGACGTGtcttgccgccgagaaggccgcaAATCGCGTCCTCGAACACGGTTCTAGACACGTCTGGGTCAAGGTTGCGTAGGCAGTCGTCGATGAGAACCAAGTCGGCGTCCGAGTAGAGCGCCCTGGCAATGCTGACGCGCTGGGCCTGACCGCTCGAGAGACCCTGCCCGCCAGCACCGACGGCGGTTCGATCCCCTTGGGGGAACCGGTCGAGATCGGCCAGGAGAGCCGAAGCACGGAGGACTTGCTGGTACCGGTCCGGGTTGAAGGGCCGGCCAAAGGTGATGTTGTTACGGATCGTGTCGCCCCGGATCCACGGTGACTGGCTCGCGGAGGCCAAAGTGGTTACTGAGCCGTCCAACTGCATGATGCCTTGATCCAGGCACATTCGgccggcgacagcggccAGAAGAGACGACTTACCGGAGTCGGTCTCGCCACACACGGCCACCAGCTCGTGCCTCTGGATACGGAAGCCAGGTCCGAACGCCAGCTCGAACCCGCTGCTGTCTGCCCGTGTCCCCGGCCACTTGAGAATCGCGTCGACGGCTTCGATGGCCCATTGGCACCGCCAACCCTCCTCCTGATCCTCCAATCGTGTCACCGCGGGCATCAACCCTGGCTCCTCGCTCTCCAGCCACTTCTCGATCGATCGGCATCCCACCAGAAActcctgcacctgcaccgCCCCCTGCGCCGCCCGATTCAGATGAGGTTTGAGAGCCAGAAAGAGGGCCAACGACGAGAAAGCCCTCGCCGGGTCCAGCcccacgacgtcgtcgtgcaACGCCTCATATGCGACAAGgcttgccgccgatgccaACGTCGGTAGCAGCGCGCCCGCGGCCTCCATTATGGCACGGTTGTGCCACAACTTGCGCGCCATCGCCAGCTCTCTCATCCTCATCCCGCAAAGTCGGTTGATGGTGGCGTTCTGCGTTGCCCAGCCCGCGAGCTTGGTGCTCCGGATGCCCTGCATCAGCTGCTGTGTGTTGGATACCCGGCGCTGGCAGAGCCCGCTGAGGGTCTGCTGCTCCGCCCAGACGTGCAGCGCGACACCGATGAAGATGGGTAGTCCCGCAAGCAGGACGGCCATGCCGGCCAGCGCCGACGCGTTCGCATTGGCGCTCAGCGCGGGAATCGCCAGAACGAAGCTGGCCGGCACTGTCCAGACGGCGCTGATGCCGCTGATGGCTTCTTCGATCCGAGAGGCCTCCACGGACGCGAGGTTAAAGACGGCCCCGGAGCTCCAGGATCCCCCttcgccgttgtcgtcgtcgtcgtcaaggttgTGTACTCTTTCTACCGGTACACCtgttcttcctcctccgacaGCATCGACGCtggaaggaggcggcggtcgtAAGAAAGTCTTGTTCATAATAATGCATGTAAGCGCCGCTTTGGCCTGTGTGCCGGTGACCTCAAGGCGGTAACGGGAGGCGTTGATCAGGACGCCCGCGGAAATTTGTGCGAAAACCATGACGAAGACAAGGAGGTAGGCACGGGCAACAGAGACATCCCGCCCTCccgactcgtcgtcgtcgtcagtTGTGCCCGCTGCGGATGTCGTGGCGGTTTCCCGGGGGTCTTGATACGTGTCTGCTAGAGCTACAAGAAGCCAACGGAGTACCATCGGTGGGATGGCAGCCATAACCATGGCCGCAAGCTCGATGAACCCTCCCATGAGCAGGCTGCGTTGAAAGCATTCAAGCAAGCTTACCGCGAGCCGTCTGCCCGGCATGCGGCCGGTTGTTGTGCATGTTGAGCGCTTGCGCCAGCAATTGCGAAGAGCCAGCGCTCGAGGCGCCGCCTTTTGCTGGTTCGAGATGATGTTTCTGTCGTCTTCGAAGTCTGGTCCTGTCGCTCGAGGCGCCCGCGGCGGTGCCCAAGAGAAGAGCAACTCACTCATCATCAGCGCCACACGCAGCCGAATCCCTTGAACGGCCAGAAGAATCGACATTTCCCCCCACCCAAAAGGAATAAAGTGGTGTAGCGACACGTACTTCAATGGGCTGCGGTAACTCTGCTTTCAAAATTGGAGAGAGGATGGGTATAAGCCCGGCCGGCGGAGACATACCAGTCATCGACCGGTGGCTTTTTAGCTAGCTACTTAACAACGAGTAGGGACTACCGAAGGCTTTGGTCGGTGCAGTAGGCCGGCTGCGCAGAGAGGCCTATTATTATAATTAAAAAGTTCTCCTATTACTTTATTATTGCAAATGGCGTCTTATAATTCAAATAACCTTAAATTAAGAAAATGAAATACTAATAAACTTAGTGTACATTGCTTATAAATAATAATTCTAATTCTATATCTACATATATCTAAACAGGAATGTATAAATTCAAATATTGAACGTGTGTAAAAGTAAACGATTTCTACACATAGACAACCTGTATTATAAAAGCTCTAACAGTATGTAAGCTTACTAACAGATTAAAATAGTATATTATGAATTGCTTTGCTATCAATATTTGTATTCTAAGAGAGCATTTACTAAGCTAGCTATGTAGTACTTTTTGCTTACCTGCTATTAACCTACTAAAAAATGAAAGGTAAACTGACTTTGTAGTTAGGCTGACTCATTACGTGGTCTTCCTGTTACCTGCGTCCATTTTTCTTGTACTAATCCCGCCTACAAAACAAGGATGGCAGCTTTGTTACCGGTCTAAAGATAAACTTTTCTAAGACTGGGATGATCTTTCTTAGAGTTTGTACCTGCAGGGCGGCTGGTCCGGATGATGTTCATTATTCGAGGCTACGTTTTATGTCAGTTCTCACAGACATTCGACGAACATCTGAGTTCAGACAAACTCAAATCAATCTAGTGAGTCATTAAACGAGTCAGTCAACAAGTAGGGATTCTTGTTGACTGCGTCAGACAGTTTCCGTGGTCTACAAGTCGGTGTCGTGCTGTGAAGCAAAAGGCCACCACACATAAGAAAGGACGGAAGCCCTGACCGAGGTAACGTGCGTATTGAAATATTGTTGATAACCCACAAAATGGCAGAGAAACCCCGTCTTATTGACTTTGTGAAGAGGACTCGGACGCGGCCAATGAGGCTGTTGCTCCTCGGCCTACCGCGTACAGGAACAGAATGTAGGTGTAATCCTTGAGCCTCTACCTCTTTATCCCCTTCCCTTGTCTTCTGAAAGCAGAAAGGTAGTGAGGAAATTTGTTGATATGATACTGCAGCTTTGAACGCCGCACTAGAGGAACTCGGGTTCACAGTCTTTTCCTTCCATGCCATGTGGCCTACTTGGCAGGAGACATTCCCGTTGTGgaccgaggccatcgaggccaaGTACCATAACCGCTGCAAGCCGTACGGACGTGAAGAGTTCGACAAGCTGCTTGGGGACTTTGACGTCGTTAAATGTCCCCACGCCCTTCTCTttgccgaggacctcgcTGCGGCCTACCCCGAAGCCAAGATCATCGTCACGAACCGTCCCTACACGCCATGGCGTGAGTCTATGGACAGAACTGTTTTTGCGATACGCCGCTCTTTTGTCTTCCGCCTGCTACATCCGCTGGATCCTTTCCGCGCCGCTTGGTGGCGCCTCATGCGATTGGTCATTGACACAGCCTACGGCGGCTGGGCGGACGCGGTCCCCGGTCGTGTGCCCTATGACGAGCACCATACCCGTGTCGAGGCTATCGTAAGGGATAACCCCGAGCGGTTACTGGTCTTCTCGGGCTCTAAGGACGGCTGGGCCCCGCTATGCCGGTTCCTGGATCTGCCGGTGAGGGAGACGCCGTATCCGTGGAAGAACTCTGGGCAGGATTTCTGGCAGACTCAAGGACttcgagatggagagaggCTCCTGCTACGAAAGCTTGCTGGGTGGATTACGATATGTGCGGGATTCGGAGCAGTGATCCTTCAGTTTGTCAGACTTCGATAGGAAAAAGAGATGTGAAAAGTACCCAAGAGACTTGGAAAGTGAAAACGATAACAAATCAGGGCCCAGGCGTGTGTACTACTCGTTTGCACTTTCAACAGGAGCGATGAAATTGATCACAAGTCTGGGGCCTCCCTAAGCATCTTGGTGTCTAACGATGACAAAGAACAGTGCAAGACTTTAAAACAATTCGTATTGAATCCAGCATCACTTGGTCACCGTTATGTTGTCAATCTCATGAACAATCTGAAGACTAGATCACAGTCTCATGTGAGTGCAAGGCTTAATCCCAGACTTGGTTCACAAGCTACGTTTGCTTACACAAAAGGGTGTTCCTGAGTCTCGTTATAATCGTGGAGGCTCCCTATCTCTAGAGTGGAGTAATGGGAAGACGGAAAACTTAAGGAGGAGAAACACGTTTGCCATACTTATCAACAGGAATATTCTCAGATCTCATCTTCCTTATGTTGCGTTTAACGGCCTCCCAATCACGGCATGTGTGCGTCTCATGCTGTCCGACTAGTTTAGGAACAAAGGCCTTTTGGCCGGGATAATGGATGAACTCGAATCGCTCCATGTTCATGTTCGAAGCACacatgatggccttgagaCACAGTCAGTGTCTGAAAGGTTTAACAGGCCCATGTTTTCTTACCTGACGGAGACTTTCAAGACAATGCTCAATGTGCTGCTTTGTGCAAACGTCGTACCCACCATCCAGGTTCAACGCCAGCTTCATGTAGGTCGTCCTTATGCATACCTACTCGTCAGATCGTCAGCAACAGGCGCGCAAAGGAACAGCTTTTGAAGCCGAGAGGCTTTCCGCGACGCGGCTACGTACCAAGCAATGGAGTTGGTGAAAGACGTTCCACGCCACGGGCTGCAGTCCTTCCGGCTGCAACGCATTCGCATTGAAGTAGTCCGGCAGTCCGTACTTGGCTGGGTCTTCGATAGCGATGAATGGCTTGCCAACTTTGGATGATTGTTAGCCTCCAGTGAAACAGGGGATAAATACTTTTAGCCATTCTAGAGAAAGACAGAACTTACAAGAGATCAGATCGATCCACTTTTCGTTGGCACCGGGAGCCGTAAAGTTATAGGAAGAATCGTGCTCGAATTTCTTGCGAACTAGAGGGACTACTCTGGGTCTCAGCATATAGAAAAGCCATCAACACCCGCGAGAGGGCAGGGTCAGGTAGGCAGCCGTCAGAGAGAGCGAGGGGGCGTCAGTTACCATCCGCGACGAAGGGTAGTTCGTCAATAGTTGCCATACCCAGCCCTGCAGCAGGCTTGACCGTGGACGACGCCAGAGCAGACAGGTGGCCAGACGTGCCAATAtagaagccgaagccgacagAGACAAGGCAGCAGGCAAAGGCGCAGACGAGCATGCAGATGGGCGAGGCGAAAGTACGGCCAGCTCGCGGCCGCATCATGCTAAGCATCCCTTGATCCTCGAACGCATCTTCGCTATCTAAAGTGTGGTACTTGGACGAAAGAGTGTCAGAGGACATGATTCCGAAATTGCGGATAGAAATTGGAAACAAAGAGTATAGTACACTCGTCTAAGTGGACGCATGCTAGCCTTCTGATGATGTGAACCGCCAAGGGGCTTTTTATATGTGACGTAATGACGCCTTACGGCCGTATTGTGGACTTGAGTGAAGCCAAGGATCTTGTCATGTATTCAACGTTTCTACCCGGGGCTTCGATCCCCGGTGTCATCGGGGACCAGGCGTCTTGGGTTGTCACACGccgtcggtctcggtcttGGGAACATGGGTTTAGAGTTTCATGAATCCAACTTCCCCACTTTCAAATCAATATTTAGATCCCTGACGTGGGAAAAGAGCGGTGTTATCCTTTGCTTCTGCCTCCTCCTAAAGTATATCCCGCCGACATTTCCGATTGAAATAGGTGTCCCTAGCCGACCCCGCCACACCGGCTTCTGTGAACATCTGCCGGTTGGTTACGAGCTTTAAGGTCGCAATATACTAGAAAAAGGTCAAACAAAAAGCTTCTTAAAGCGCGTTTCTTAATCTAATAATCTAATAAGGTTTAGTTACTCGTCGACTCTCGACCGAAATACTGCGAGTCATTGCCCGCGAGACTAGATTCGCCGTCAGGCGTTCGTG containing:
- a CDS encoding Putative AAA+ ATPase domain, ABC transporter type 1, transmembrane domain-containing protein translates to MSILLAVQGIRLRVALMMSELLFSWAPPRAPRATGPDFEDDRNIISNQQKAAPRALALRNCWRKRSTCTTTGRMPGRRLAVSLLECFQRSLLMGGFIELAAMVMAAIPPMVLRWLLVALADTYQDPRETATTSAAGTTDDDDESGGRDVSVARAYLLVFVMVFAQISAGVLINASRYRLEVTGTQAKAALTCIIMNKTFLRPPPPSSVDAVGGGRTGVPVERVHNLDDDDDNGEGGSWSSGAVFNLASVEASRIEEAISGISAVWTVPASFVLAIPALSANANASALAGMAVLLAGLPIFIGVALHVWAEQQTLSGLCQRRVSNTQQLMQGIRSTKLAGWATQNATINRLCGMRMRELAMARKLWHNRAIMEAAGALLPTLASAASLVAYEALHDDVVGLDPARAFSSLALFLALKPHLNRAAQGAVQVQEFLVGCRSIEKWLESEEPGLMPAVTRLEDQEEGWRCQWAIEAVDAILKWPGTRADSSGFELAFGPGFRIQRHELVAVCGETDSGKSSLLAAVAGRMCLDQGIMQLDGSVTTLASASQSPWIRGDTIRNNITFGRPFNPDRYQQVLRASALLADLDRFPQGDRTAVGAGGQGLSSGQAQRVSIARALYSDADLVLIDDCLRNLDPDVSRTVFEDAICGLLGGKTRLLVTNQHWVARRCDRVLWLDRGRVTWLDSLTELQERLSSPPEGAPAETRHMRWDEKQAAQVGIPAPVSAPLGPAIQTLAVHPRLTPSPTYVNKQKSLGFYLRLAGGFRETLTTLGLVCSWQVAGVGVVLWLAWWTSFRPGLSSGHAYAFGFVALGLAEALLAYLFCLHLTVKMLQASHGLWECALRRLVVAPMSFLQTIPLGTMMDHLSRDVDMVDRGLIEATRSAMLHLSRLLGGLSLMLVMQLKVRLTAVIAMMLRYAPRLKSIRCREAELRAHANAALSEVIEGADCIYAYKTEPWARSFLGERLDVCSNASFLAAANLRWLEVRLDGIMTCIIATTGLLVVWTSSRTPLSPAIAGLIMSQVLVLPASLRQGMRFSTSALHHTVAVDRLVSYATEPPREGEVLRPSSSGAVGSSWPAAGEIRLERVSASHGQGGILDTATAALHDITLEIPAGIHVAVVGPTGAGKSTFVSLLLRLLDPNSGTLAVDDLSITDVPLQRLRSHVTAVPHDVVPIPCSTIRDNVDPERRHSDADVYRVMSALDALAGLGGATPLDLDAAANCISAGTARAQLLGLARVLLQKPRICVLDEALGTLGVSADVRVMQKVRKTLWGSTIVAVTHRMEVAMTFDRVIVLDGGRVQAYGNPVDVWKGGGFFRSACKSCGISPEGLRKA
- a CDS encoding Putative mycotoxin biosynthesis protein UstYa translates to MSSDTLSSKYHTLDSEDAFEDQGMLSMMRPRAGRTFASPICMLVCAFACCLVSVGFGFYIGTSGHLSALASSTVKPAAGLGMATIDELPFVADVPLVRKKFEHDSSYNFTAPGANEKWIDLISFGKPFIAIEDPAKYGLPDYFNANALQPEGLQPVAWNVFHQLHCLVCIRTTYMKLALNLDGGYDVCTKQHIEHCLESLRQAIMCASNMNMERFEFIHYPGQKAFVPKLVGQHETHTCRDWEAVKRNIRKMRSENIPVDKYGKRVSPP